From a single Callithrix jacchus isolate 240 chromosome 5, calJac240_pri, whole genome shotgun sequence genomic region:
- the ITGAE gene encoding LOW QUALITY PROTEIN: integrin alpha-E (The sequence of the model RefSeq protein was modified relative to this genomic sequence to represent the inferred CDS: inserted 1 base in 1 codon) produces CPLQGQVLLGALGAFDWSGGALLYNTPSRXGRFLNQTAARERGRVGVPVNSCTTLAAGYAVAVLHKACSLSCIAGAPRYEHRGAVFELQEGREASFLPVLEGEQMGSCFGSELCPVDINMDGTMDLLLVAALFDHVRGEEGRVYVYRLNEQDGSFSLSHMLSGHPGFPSACFGFAMAAVGDISQDKLTDVAIGAPLEGFAADDGAGSGSLYIYNGHRDGLSTSPSQRIRASAVAPGLQYFGMSMAGGFDISGDGLADITVGTPGRAVVFHSRPVVRLNVSMAFTPSALPVGFKSDVNVSLCFAISSESGKRWPSCPPHPSVMVIPSWLLVTEQAPVSQLLGRLRQENQLNPGGRGCSELRSRHHTPAWVTEQVSVSKKKKKKEKERERKEKHSSCHLLLTLPSMVTPQLHEVDSFSNASIKVSYQLETPERQRDHPQPILDHYAEAFAIFPLPYEKDCKNKLFCIAELQLATTVSQRSIGPH; encoded by the exons ccagggagagaggccgGGTGGGAGTACCTGTCAACAGCTGCACTACCCTTGCCGCAGGTTACGCTGTGGCTGTGCTGCACAAGGCCTGCAGCCTGTCCTGCATCGCGGGGGCTCCACGGTACGAACATCGCGGGGCCGTGTttgagctccaggagggcagagaggcCAGCTTCCTGCCAGTGCTGGAGGGAGAGCAG ATGGGGTCCTGTTTTGGCTCTGAGCTGTGTCCTGTGGATATCAACATGGATGGAACCATGGACCTGTTGCTGGTGGCTGCGCTGTTTGACCACGTTCGTGGAGAAGAAGGCAGAGTCTATGTGTACCGTCTCAATGAGCAG GATGGTTCCTTCTCCCTGTCACACATGCTGAGTGGGCACCCCGGGTTCCCCAGTGCCTGCTTTGGCTTTGCCATGGCGGCTGTGGGGGATATCAGTCAGGATAAGCTCACAGATGTGGCCATTGGGGCCCCCTTGGAGGGTTTTGCAGCAGATGATGGAGCGGGCTCTGGCAGTCTGTATATTTACAATGGACACAGGGACGGCCTCTCCACCAGCCCCTCACAG CGGATCAGAGCCTCAGCGGTGGCCCCAGGACTGCAGTACTTCGGCATGTCCATGGCTGGTGGCTTTGATATCAGTGGCGACGGCCTTGCTGACATCACGGTGGGCACTCCAGGCCGGGCAGTTGTGTTCCA CTCCCGGCCTGTGGTTCGCCTGAATGTATCCATGGCCTTCACCCCCAGTGCACTGCCTGTTGGCTTCAAAAGCGATGTGAATGTCAGTTTGTGTTTTGCAATCAGCTCTGAGTCAGGTAAGAGGTGGCCCAGCTGCCCCCCGCATCCCAGCGTGATGGTCATTCCTTCTTGGCTTCTG GTCACAGAGCAGGCTCCTGTG tcccagctactcgggaggctgaggcaggagaatcaattgaacccaggaggcagaggttgcagtgagctgagatcacgccaccacactccagcctgggtgacagagcaagtctctgtctcaaaaaaaaaaaaaaaaaaagaaaaagagagagagagaaaagaaaagcattcttCCTGTCATCTTCTTCTAACCCTGCCTTCCATGGTGACCCCACAGCTCCATGAGGTGGACTCCTTCTCCAATGCCAGCATCAAGGTCAGCTACCAACTTGAGACCCCTGAGAGACAGAGGGACCATCCCCAGCCCATCCTCGACCACTACGCTGAAGCCTTTGCCATCTTCCCG CTGCCCTATGAGAAGGACTGCAAGAATAAGCTGTTTTGTATCGCAGAATTACAGTTGGCCACCACCGTCTCTCA ACGTTCTATTGGGCCACACTGA